TGCCGGTCATCGTCGGGCCTCGGTCGACGACGAGGACCCGGTGGCCGCGCCGGGCCAGTGTCCGGGCGCAGGCGGCACCGACGATGCCCGCGCCGATCACGATGATCTCGGTCATCCACCCTCCTTCCGCTAGTAATATGTCACATATCGCGGCCGAATGAGAGTGCTCTGCCTCACGAATCGCCGAACCTCGCAGCTCGCCGACCCCGGCTCGCCGAACGCCACAAGCCGCCCGCGTCCCGACGTCGCCCGCCGCGCCGCCTCAGGACGCGGTCGTCTCCGAACGACCGGCCCACCAACCGCTGATGTGGCCGAGATGCTGGTGCATCAGGGCCTTGGCACCCTCCGCGTCGCCCGCCTCGATCCGGTCGAGCAGCAGATGATGCTCGGAGGCCGACTGGTCGAGCTGGCGTGATTCGAGCATCGTCACCAGCCCGACCAGCCGGGTCCGCGACCGCAGATCGGCGATGATCTGCGTCAACAGCGGATTGGCCAGCAGTTCCGTGAGCGCCAGATGGAACTCCCGGTCCGCCTGGAGATAGGCGTGCAGATCACTCGTCGTGGCGCCGGTGACGATGGCGTCGGCGAGTGCCCTGAATCGGGCCATGTCGACCGGGATGCCGCTGGCGGCCAGGTCCCGCATCGCCGAGGGCTCGAGCCGCTGCCGGACGTCGAGGAGTTGATCGAGGATCTCCTCGCTCACCGTCGTGACCCGGAACCCCTTGTTGCGCACCGGAGTCACGAAGCCGCGCTTCTCCAGATCGAGCATGGCCTCCCGCACCGGCGTCGCCGACATCTCGTACTGCGCCGCCAACGTCGGCACCGTCAGGAGGGAGCCGGGGGCGAGCTCCCCCGACACGATGGCCGAGGACAGCGCCTCCTCGACCTGAGCACGCAGGCTCAGCTGCCGCTGGATCTTCGAGCCGGACAGGTTCCTCATCCTCTTTCGCTCACGCCGTCGACCTGCAGGCCTGATGGTGATGGTCGGTCGCTCAGCGTAGAACTCCGCGCTGGATCACCGCGCGCGGCTTGGCCTCGTCCCACAGCAGCGACGCGTCGGTGAGCGGGTCGCCGCCGAAGACGACGAGATCACCCGACCGGCCCTGGGCGATCATCCCGAGGTCGGAGCGTTGAATGGCGCGAGCGTTCACGGCCGTGGCGGCCCGCAGGGTCTCCAGGACGCCGTCGACGTCGATCTGGAGCCGGAGGCCGAGGAGCTGGTCATCCTCCAGCTCGCCCATCAGGTCGGAGCCGAAGCCCACGGGCACCCCGGCGTCGCGCGCGATCCGGATCGCCTCCTTGCCTGCGGCGAGCACCTGTCGGTTCTTGGCCTGCCCGGTCGCCGAGAGGCCGATCGACACTCCTCGGCGTTCCATCGCGTCGTAGGCGACCAGGGTCGGGATCAGGTAGGCACCGTGTTCGGCCGAGATCGCCGCGGCGCGTTCGTCCATCAGGTTGCCGTGCTCGATGGTGCGCACGCCGTTCTCGACCGCGTGGATGATCGCCTCGGGCGGGTAGGCGTGCGCGGCGACGTAGCTGCCGCGCCGGGCCGCCTCGTCGGTGGCCGCGCGCACCTCGTCCGCGTGGTACTGAAGGAACTGGATCGGGTCCGTCGGCGAGACGACGCCGCCGGAGGCCATGATCTTGATCGCGTGCGCCCCGGTGCGGAACCGCTCCCGCACGGCCCGCCGCACGGAGTCCGGACCGTCCACCACCTCGGAGAGATGGGCGTGCGCGGCGCAGTGGTCGAGGTCGCCCTGCCGGGGGTCGCCGTGTCCGCCGGTCTGGCTCAGCGCGGGTCCCGTGTAGAGGTACCTCGGCGCCCGCACGTAGCCGGCGTCGATCGCCTTGGCCAGGCCTGCGTCTCCCCCTGCGACGTCGCGCACGGTGGTGAAGCCCCGATCCAGCGCTCGGTGCAGGCGGTCGGCGCCGACCAGCGAGACGTAGCTCAGCGGCGACGACTCGATCGTCATGACGTCGATGCTGGTCCCGTAGGCGTGGAAGTGGGCGTCGATGAGTCCGGGGGTGACCGTCCGGCCGCCCGCGTCGAAGACCTCGCCGGTGCGGGGAAGATCCCGGCCCACCTCGGCGATGACGCCGTCGACCACCGCGATCTCGGTCGCATCCTCCAGGATGCGTTCGCCGTCGAAGATCCGGGCGTCGACGACCGTGATCGTCCCGGTCGCCGTGCTCCTCGCGTTCGTCACGCGCGTTCCTCTCCCTCGTGGTCGGCGGCCCTGACTCGGATCGCCCGTTCGATCTCGTCCGCCAGCACGGCCAGCGGCACGCTGCCGAGCCCGAGCACGGCGTCGTGGAACCAACGGATGTCGAAGTCCGACCCCAGCGTGTCCTCGGCGAGGCGACGCAGTCGCATCACCGTCGACTGCCCGATGAAATAGGCGGTGGCCTGGCCCGGCCACGCGATGTACCGGTCGATCTCGGTGACGATCTCGTGCTCGGCGATGGCGGTGTTGCTCCGCAGGTAGTCCTGTGCCCGCTCGCGGCTCCAGCCGAACGCGTGCATGCCGGGATCGACGACCAGCCGCACCGCCCGCCACATCTGGAAGCTCAGCATGCCCATCGTCTCAAAGGGATCGCGGTACATCCCCATCTCGACGCCCAGCCGCTCGGTGTAGAGCGCCCAGCCCTCCCCGTAGGCGGAGATGTAGACGTGGCGCCGGAAGGCGGGCAGATCCGCCAGCTCGCTGGCCAGCGCGATCTGGAAGCAGTGCCCCGGCGCGGCCTCGTGCAGGGTGAGCGCGCAGAGCGAGTACAGGGGCCGGGCGGGCAGGTTGTAGGTGTTCAGCGTGTAGCGGTCGATCCCGCCGCGCCCGAACGTGTAGTAGGGCGCGAGTTCCGGCGGCGGCTCGATGATGCCGAAGCGCCGCAGTGGCACGCGACCGAAGTACTCGTGGACGACCCCGTCGAAGCGCTTGGCGTGCCAGGCGGCCTCCTTGAGCAGGTCCTCCGCGGTGGTGGCGTAGAACCGGGGATCGGTGCGCATGAACTCCAGCATCCGAGGCACGTCGCCGTCGAAGCCCGCCTCCTCGGCGACCGCGACCATCTCCTCGCGGATGGCGGCCACGCTCTTCTCCCCGAGCGCGAAGATCTCCTCCGGGCTCAGCTTCGTCGTGTTGTACTCGGCGAGCTGGGCCAGGTAATAGTCCAGGCCGCCGGGGCCCGCCGTCGCCGCGATCTCCTCGGGCAGGCCGGGGAAGTACTCCTCCTCGAGGAACCGCAGCAGCTCGACGTGCGCGGGGATCACCGACGAACCGATCACCTCGAGGGCGCGGGCGAGCAGCGCCTCGTCGACGATCCCGGCCTCGCGGGCCGATAAGAAGGGTGCGGCGTAGCGGGTCTGCTCCGCCGAGGCCGCCGCCGCGACGGACCGCACCGGGTCGGCCCGGCCCGCCATCGACACCCGGGCGGGCCCGAAGCCTCGGGCCAGCCCGGCGCGCATGTTCTGGATGTGCTGGGCGAACCAGCGGGGCAGGTCGGCGAGCTGCGTCACGAACGCCTCGGCCTCCCCGGCGTCGCGCAGCGTGCCGTTCGCCCGATCGGCGTGCGTCGTCCAGAACGCCGTGTCGGCGTTGGCGGGCCGCTCGAACTGTCGGTGCTCGACACCCGAGACGAGCGTCTCCACCTGCTGCACGTACACCGCGAGGTCCACCCGCGTCGACGCGTCGAGTGCGTCCGTGTCGAGGGCGCGTACCCGGGCGAGCACGTCACGCCAGTGCCCGGCACGACGCTCGTGCGCCTCGGGGCTCTCGTCCGGCAGGAAGGCGTCGACGCCGAGCGCGGAGCCGTAGTGCTGACGGCCCAGCTCGCCGAGCCGCCACTCCCACTCCTGTTCGCTGATCGTCCGGAACGTCTCGGCCGCCGTCATGTCAGTCCTGCCCTTCTGGTGGCGTCCACTCTCTTCTCCGTCTCTCCCACTCGGGGTTGATCCTCGGCACGGCCGCCAGCAGCGCCCGCGTGTACTCCTCGCGCGGCGCGTCGAAGACCTGATCACGACTGCCCTGCTCGACCACTCGCCCGCCGCTCATCACCGCGACGCGGTCGGCGAGCCGCCGCACGACCGCGAGGTCGTGGGCGATGAAGACGTAGCTGAGCCCGAGGTCGCGTTGCAGGTCCCGCAGCAGGTCGATCACCTGCGCCTGCACCGACACGTCCAACGCGGAGACCGCCTCGTCGCAGATCACCACCTTCGGATTGACCGCCAGCGCACGGGCGATCCCGATGCGCTGTGCCTGACCACCGGAGAACTGATGCGGATACCTGGTCGAGTGGTCGGGGTTCAGCCCGACCCGCTCCATCAGCTCCTTGCAGATCTGCGTTCCGCCCTTGCGCGGTGAGAGGCCCTGATAGCGCAGCGGCGCCGTGATGATCTTCTCGACGTCGTGTCGCGGATTCAGCGAGGAGTAGGGGTCCTGGAACACCACCTGCACCGTGCGGCGGAAGGTCCGCAGCCGGGCCGGGGGCGCCGAGGTCACGTCCTCGCCGTCCAGTTCGATCGTCCCCGAGGTCGGTTCGTCGAGGCGGGCCAGCAGCCGGGCCGTCGAGGACTTCCCGCTGCCCGACTCGCCGACGACGGCCAGTGTCTCCGACGCGCCGACTTCGAGGGTGACGTCGTCGACCGCCCGGAAGGCCGGGCCGCGTCGGCCCCCGGTCGCGTACTCGCGGACGAGGTTGCGCCCCGCGAGGATCGGCGTGTTCATGCCCCGGCCTCCTCGACCTCGTCGATACGCGGCGTCGCGTCGAGCAGCTGCCGGGTGTAGGCGTGGCCGGGCCGGGAGAACACCTGCTCGGCGGTGCCCGCCTCCATCTGGCGGCCGTTGCGCAGCACGAGCACGTCGTGCGCGACCTCGCTCACCACGGCGAGATCGTGGGTGATGAAGAGCATCCCGACCCCGGTGTCGCGCTGTAGTTCGGTGAGCAGCGTCAGGATCTGCGCCTGCACCGTCACGTCCAGCGCGGTGGTCGGCTCATCGGCGATGATGATCTCGGGCTCGCAGACCAGCGCCATCGCGATCATGATCCGTTGGCGCATCCCGCCGGAGAACTGGTGGGGATAGTGGTCGAACCGCCGCTGCGGCTCCTTGATGCTCACCCGTTCCATCGCCTCGATCGCGATCTTCTTCGCCTGTGCCGAGGTGGCCCGCCGATGAGCGCGGAAGGCCTCGGCGATCTGGAAGCCGACGGTGTAGTAGGGATTGAGCGAGGACAACGGGTCTTGGAAGATCATCGCGATCCGCTCGCCCCTGATCGCCCGCATCTCCCTGGCGGAGCGTTCCAGCAGCTCCTGATCGCCGAAGCGGACGGAGCCCGAGGTGCGCGCCTCGGGCGGAAGCAGTCCCATGATCGCCAACGAGGTCATGGACTTGCCGGAGCCGGACTCGCCGACGACGCCGAGGGTGCGCCCCGAGCGGAGGGAGAACGACAGGTCGTCAACGACCGCGTCCTCGGGATCGGGACCGAAGGCGACGCGCAGTCCGGTGACGCGCAGCAGCTCGTCGTCCTGGCCGGTCGGTGCGGCGTTCATCGGGTTCCCTTCCTGACACGCGGGTCCAGCAGGGGATAGAGGAGGTCGACGACGATGTTCATCAGCACCACCGCGGCACCCGCGAGGAGGGTGACGCCCATGATCACGGGCTGGTCGTTGGTGCCGATGGCGTCGTAGGCGAGCTTGCCGACGCCGTTGAGGCCGAACACCGTCTCCGTGATGAGCGCCCCGCCCAGCAACGCCGCGAAGTCCATCCCGAACAGGGTGGCCACCGGTGTCAACGACGGCCGCAACGCGTGGCGCGTCAACAGCTGTCCCTTGGGCAGGCCCTTGGCGCGCGCCGTGCGGACGTAGTTCTCCGACAGGGTCTCGATCACGTTCGCCCGGGTCATCCGCGTGTACATGGCGGCGTACATGATGGAGAGCACGATCCACGGCATGAGGTAGGTCTGGAACCACCGCAGCGGATCCTCGCCGAAGGCGACGACCGTCGGGAACGGCAGCACCTCGAGCTGGACGACGAGCAGCCACTGCAGGATGAGCGCGACGAAGTAGTTCGGCAGGGCGATCCCGCCGAGCGCGAGGCCGGTGGCCCCGCGATCCCACCACGTCCCCGCCTTGACGGCGGCGATCAGGCCCGCGCCGACGCCGACGAGCAGCCACAGCAGCGCCGCGCCCACCGCGATGGTGACGGTGACGTCGATGCGGTCGCCGATCATGGTCATGACCGACTGGCGGGTCTGGAAGCTGTACCCCAGACACGGCGCCTCGCAGACGATCGCGGTGGGGCCCTCGCCGTAGGTGCGGCCGACGAAGATCCCGGCCAGGAACACCCAGAACTGGACCCAGAACGGATCCTCCAGCCCGAGCCTGGTGCGGATGTCCTCGATGCGTTCGGGGGTGCACGTCTGCCCGCAGATGCTCAGCGCGGGGTCGGGTGTGAGGACGAAGAACACGACGAAGGTGAAGAAGACGACGGCGAGCAGGACGAGCACGGCGCTCATGAGCCGTCGGGCGATGTAGAGGGGCATCAGTGCTGCGTCCTCCTCTGCAGAGTCGCCTGGAGCGTGTCACCGATCACCATGAACGAGAGCACGGTCAGGGTGAGGAACAGGCCGGGGATCATGAAGAACATGGGGTCGGAGGCGTACCAGGGGACAGCCGAGGAGATCATCTGCCCCCAGGACGCCGTCGGCGGCCGCACGCCGACACCGAGGAACGACAGCCCCGCCTCGGTGGCGATGAACGTCGGCACCGACAGCGTCGCCATCACCGTGATCGTCCCCACCAGGTTCGGCAGGACCTCCTTGAACACGATGGCGATCCGGCTCGCCCCCGAGGCCCGCGCCGCCTCGACGAACTCGCGCTGGGCGATCGACATCGTCTGCCCCCGCACGACGCGCGCCGTCGCGGGCCAGCCGAACAACGCCAGCACGACCACCAGCAGCATGGGCCGGTTGCCCTGCGGCAGCGCCGAGAGGATCGCGATCATGAAGATCAGCGCCGGGAAGGCCATCAGGAAGTCCATGACCCTCGACACGATCTGGTCGACGATGCCGCCGAAGAACCCGGCGAGCACGCCGAACACGACGCCGAGCACCGTGGTGACGGCTGCCGCGCTCACCGCGATCGTCAACGACACCTGCGCGCCGTAGACGATGCGGGCGAAGATGTCCCGGCCGTTGAGCGGCTCGACGCCGAACCAGTGTTCGGCGCTCATCCCCCCGAAGGGGCCGATGGGCAGGCCCCC
The Actinoalloteichus fjordicus DNA segment above includes these coding regions:
- a CDS encoding ABC transporter ATP-binding protein, which codes for MNAAPTGQDDELLRVTGLRVAFGPDPEDAVVDDLSFSLRSGRTLGVVGESGSGKSMTSLAIMGLLPPEARTSGSVRFGDQELLERSAREMRAIRGERIAMIFQDPLSSLNPYYTVGFQIAEAFRAHRRATSAQAKKIAIEAMERVSIKEPQRRFDHYPHQFSGGMRQRIMIAMALVCEPEIIIADEPTTALDVTVQAQILTLLTELQRDTGVGMLFITHDLAVVSEVAHDVLVLRNGRQMEAGTAEQVFSRPGHAYTRQLLDATPRIDEVEEAGA
- a CDS encoding GntR family transcriptional regulator, with amino-acid sequence MRNLSGSKIQRQLSLRAQVEEALSSAIVSGELAPGSLLTVPTLAAQYEMSATPVREAMLDLEKRGFVTPVRNKGFRVTTVSEEILDQLLDVRQRLEPSAMRDLAASGIPVDMARFRALADAIVTGATTSDLHAYLQADREFHLALTELLANPLLTQIIADLRSRTRLVGLVTMLESRQLDQSASEHHLLLDRIEAGDAEGAKALMHQHLGHISGWWAGRSETTAS
- a CDS encoding metal-dependent hydrolase family protein encodes the protein MTNARSTATGTITVVDARIFDGERILEDATEIAVVDGVIAEVGRDLPRTGEVFDAGGRTVTPGLIDAHFHAYGTSIDVMTIESSPLSYVSLVGADRLHRALDRGFTTVRDVAGGDAGLAKAIDAGYVRAPRYLYTGPALSQTGGHGDPRQGDLDHCAAHAHLSEVVDGPDSVRRAVRERFRTGAHAIKIMASGGVVSPTDPIQFLQYHADEVRAATDEAARRGSYVAAHAYPPEAIIHAVENGVRTIEHGNLMDERAAAISAEHGAYLIPTLVAYDAMERRGVSIGLSATGQAKNRQVLAAGKEAIRIARDAGVPVGFGSDLMGELEDDQLLGLRLQIDVDGVLETLRAATAVNARAIQRSDLGMIAQGRSGDLVVFGGDPLTDASLLWDEAKPRAVIQRGVLR
- a CDS encoding ATP-binding cassette domain-containing protein, with translation MNTPILAGRNLVREYATGGRRGPAFRAVDDVTLEVGASETLAVVGESGSGKSSTARLLARLDEPTSGTIELDGEDVTSAPPARLRTFRRTVQVVFQDPYSSLNPRHDVEKIITAPLRYQGLSPRKGGTQICKELMERVGLNPDHSTRYPHQFSGGQAQRIGIARALAVNPKVVICDEAVSALDVSVQAQVIDLLRDLQRDLGLSYVFIAHDLAVVRRLADRVAVMSGGRVVEQGSRDQVFDAPREEYTRALLAAVPRINPEWERRRREWTPPEGQD
- a CDS encoding ABC transporter permease; translated protein: MAMTTQALTRQAVRRRGGSRWRRPAVIASFIFLGIVVLMAVFAPLLTMISGSGPYEFHEDKIDPIRGGLPIGPFGGMSAEHWFGVEPLNGRDIFARIVYGAQVSLTIAVSAAAVTTVLGVVFGVLAGFFGGIVDQIVSRVMDFLMAFPALIFMIAILSALPQGNRPMLLVVVLALFGWPATARVVRGQTMSIAQREFVEAARASGASRIAIVFKEVLPNLVGTITVMATLSVPTFIATEAGLSFLGVGVRPPTASWGQMISSAVPWYASDPMFFMIPGLFLTLTVLSFMVIGDTLQATLQRRTQH
- a CDS encoding ABC transporter permease, with amino-acid sequence MPLYIARRLMSAVLVLLAVVFFTFVVFFVLTPDPALSICGQTCTPERIEDIRTRLGLEDPFWVQFWVFLAGIFVGRTYGEGPTAIVCEAPCLGYSFQTRQSVMTMIGDRIDVTVTIAVGAALLWLLVGVGAGLIAAVKAGTWWDRGATGLALGGIALPNYFVALILQWLLVVQLEVLPFPTVVAFGEDPLRWFQTYLMPWIVLSIMYAAMYTRMTRANVIETLSENYVRTARAKGLPKGQLLTRHALRPSLTPVATLFGMDFAALLGGALITETVFGLNGVGKLAYDAIGTNDQPVIMGVTLLAGAAVVLMNIVVDLLYPLLDPRVRKGTR
- a CDS encoding DUF885 domain-containing protein, with amino-acid sequence MTAAETFRTISEQEWEWRLGELGRQHYGSALGVDAFLPDESPEAHERRAGHWRDVLARVRALDTDALDASTRVDLAVYVQQVETLVSGVEHRQFERPANADTAFWTTHADRANGTLRDAGEAEAFVTQLADLPRWFAQHIQNMRAGLARGFGPARVSMAGRADPVRSVAAAASAEQTRYAAPFLSAREAGIVDEALLARALEVIGSSVIPAHVELLRFLEEEYFPGLPEEIAATAGPGGLDYYLAQLAEYNTTKLSPEEIFALGEKSVAAIREEMVAVAEEAGFDGDVPRMLEFMRTDPRFYATTAEDLLKEAAWHAKRFDGVVHEYFGRVPLRRFGIIEPPPELAPYYTFGRGGIDRYTLNTYNLPARPLYSLCALTLHEAAPGHCFQIALASELADLPAFRRHVYISAYGEGWALYTERLGVEMGMYRDPFETMGMLSFQMWRAVRLVVDPGMHAFGWSRERAQDYLRSNTAIAEHEIVTEIDRYIAWPGQATAYFIGQSTVMRLRRLAEDTLGSDFDIRWFHDAVLGLGSVPLAVLADEIERAIRVRAADHEGEERA